GTACAAGGGGAGTTGTTTAATAGACAAATACAAAGGAAGGGGGGCATGGCGGCGGCTGCAAGATGGAGTGCCCCCCCGGGGTACAGTGAACACCATACGGGTTATGCTTTGGATATTGGGGATGGGAAAAGGCCAGAATGGAATTTGAAATTGGATTTTGCTAAAAGTGAGGCCCACAGGTGGTTGACAGAGAAGGCCCGTGGTTATGGATTTGAGCAGTCTTTCCCGGCCAACAACCCTCAGGGGGTGGGTTTTGAGCCCTGGCATTGGCGGTTTGTGGGGAGTGAGGATGCGAGGCGGGTTTTTGCTATCCCCCGCTATTTCACACAGGTGGTTGAATTGTACTCTCACTCGGGGTTACTGCCAACCAACTCGGGTGCGGGGATTCTTTTTTCACTTTGTGAGGATTCGATGGGGAAGGTTTTGGGGGGAGTGCGATTTTCCCCTAGGTAGATGCCTAGGGATAATGCGGTTTTCACCATGAAACCCTCTGGATCTACAGGGGAGGGACAGATGTTCTCCTGATGACACCATTTTATCATAGGCATTATTTGTTCTAGGGATTTACTGTCCACAGTGCCATTTTGCCAAATTACCAGTCGGTTGTAACATTCTTCTCCAATCAAGTCCACTGCTTTGATGGCGAACATGGTAGCTATAATACGGTCAAAGTATGTGGGTACTCCGCATCTTTGGAGGTGTCCAAGGATTGTAGCACGAGTATCTACCTGAGCAAGACAACGGTAGTCTTCCCTATCAGTGCAGGACAGTTGGTGACAACGCTCCTTTAGGAGGGCGGCAAGGGTTTCAGCAATATGGGGATCTTTTTTGCCATCCAAACCTCTTACTCCTTCTGCTACCACGATGAGGGCGAATTTTCTCCCGTCTTGTCTCAGTTGGGCAATGTAGTTACACAATCCCTGGAGGGTTTCCTCTGTGAGTTTAGGGGTTAATTCTGGTATGAGGATACAGTCAGCGCCACCGGCTATCCCCGAGTGGAGGGATAGATGTCCTGCATCTCTCCCCATCACCTGTACTACCATTATTCTCTCATGACTGGCGGCAGTGAAAGTAAGGTCGTACAGTGCTTGGGTTACGGTGTTACAAGCGGTGTCGAATCCCACTGATCTCTCTGTAAAGGCCACATCGTTGTCGATGGTTTTGGGTATTACCACCAGATTCCAGCCCCCTCTTTTGGCCAAGTCGTAGATAATATCCAGGCTGCCGTCACCCCCTATGGCAATGAGGGCGTCTAATTTCAGTCTTTTGTACCCCTCCAGGATATCCTTGATTATCTTTTCATCCCTGGGATTGCCCTTGCTGAGTGAGCCTAACACACTGCCACTCATGAATTGAAGTATGTCTAATCCCTGCAACACCCCCGGTAGGTCATAGCCGTGGGGTTGTATTTTCAATTGCTCTTCTGTTATTTCTCCCCGCACATAGTCTATAAATCCATCTGTGCCTCTAGGAATGCCGTATACTTCCCAGCCCCTTAGGTTTGCATATTTTACCACTGCCCTAATTACTGCATTTAGTCCCGGGCAGTCTCCCCCACTCGTCAATATGCCTATTCTCTTTTTCATTTTTTCTCTCTCTCCCTACTCACAATGGTTCTTCCTTGCCTTCATTTTATAAACACTTTCTTGGGCATTGCCTCTCTCTTTCTTTTTTTTTTCTCTTTCTTCTCTCTTGTTCTGATTTATTGCTTCTTATTCTTATTTGTAAACCCGCTTCCCCCTTTCTTCTCCTCAACTCCCCCCCCTTCCCCATTACCCTGCCATTTGCTATTATTTTTTACCTATAAAAAACGCAGCCCCAGTTTCTTGGTAGTCTCCTCACCTACCGTTCCCCTTCTCTCTCTATCCTACCCCCTCCCGACCCCCTCCCCGTCCACCAATGGGGGTGGTAGTTTACAGTTTTTTGATAGTTCTTAATATATATTTACAAAGGGAAGGTGGGTCAACCCCCATGTCGGTGTGGAGAGAAGAGGCGATAAGGGCGGCTTGTTGATGTAACCAGGTGGCGGAGGCAACGAGAAGGGGGATGTGGGTGGAGGGGGGGTGTTTCTGTGCAAGCAGGCCACCAAGGAGGCCACTTAGGACGTCACCACTGCCACCCCGGGCTAAAGCGGGGGAGGTATCTTTAACCAGCCATTGTTGTAAACCTTGGGCGGAAATGAGGGGTTTGGCGCCTTTGAGGAGGATAATGGTATTGGTATCACTGGCGGCTTGTTGGAGGCTTTCTAGACGGTGGTGGAGGGGGAGATGTGGGAAGAGTCTCTTAAATTCGCCGTCATGGGGAGTAAGGATGGTGGGGGCTTGCCTTTGGCGGATGGTTTGCCAGTAATGGGGGTTTTGGGCCATGAGATTTAAACCGTCGGCGTCTATTAACAGGGGCGTTTGGGCATTGAGAAGGGGGGGGAGTATGGTGTCGGCGGGAATGGAGGTGGAGACGCCCATGCCAAAGGCGATGGCATCGTAGCGGTTGAATTGCACTGATGGGAGGGATTTGAGGGTGCCCTCTTCTGTTTCCTGACAGCCGATGACTAAGGCCCAGGGAAAGTGTTGTAGAATTAGGGGTTTGACAGAGGCGGGGGTGACAAAGGTAACCATTCCTACGCCACTGGCTTTGACGCCATAACCTGCTAGAACTGCAGCACCAGCGTATTGCCAAGACCCACAAACCAGCAGTAAATGGCCTTGTTTATATTTGTGGGTGTTGATATTACGGGGGAGGGGTAGGGAGGCTTTGACAAGGGAGGGGGTGACTATATGGGGGGTGGTGGCATCCAATTTTTCCACCAGATGGCTGGGGATACCTATGTCTATTAGATGCAATTGGCCGGTGTATTCGATGGCGGGGGGAAGGAATAAGCCGATTTTCCACAAACCTAGACAGAGGGTGTGGGAGGCTTTGACTGCCACACCCAAGACTTCGCCGGTGTCGGTATGGATGCCGGAGGGTAAGTCGATGCTAACTACTGGTAGACTTTGCTGGTTGAGGGTGTCTATGGCTTGTTTTAGGTCTCCTTCTATAGTCCGGGTTAAACCGAAGCCGAATAGGGCGTCTACTAGAAAATGGGAGGGGAATAGTTCGTCCATACGGTTGACGAACTGCAATCCCAGGGATTTGGCATACTGGAGGTGATGGGCGGTTAAGTCTTTGGATTTATCTGCTAAGGGGGCATAAATGGAGACGTGGTAGCCGGCTAGAAATAATTCCCTGGCAATGACTAAACCATCTCCACCATTGTGCCCACAACCGATAAGAAATCCGACTTTGGGATGGGTGGAGACCGGGTAGATGTCTTGAATTTTCCGGGCGCTGGTGGTGGCGGCTTTTTCCATGAGACTGGCAACGGGCATGCCTTGGGCAAAGATTTCTTCTTCTATTTGCCTCATCTGTTGTGCTGTTACCGCCACAGTGGAGATTTCTTCTAGTCTGCCCATGGGATTGTTATCTTTTGTTGACGGGAAAAAGTTAAATAAAGGCTATTGTCCAGTAATAGAGAGGGATTCCACCCAGACGCGGGGGGAGACGCCGGCGGGGGTAATGAAGGGGGTGTCTTCAACAAAGATAATGGATTGGAGGAGTTGGAGGAAATCGCCGGCAACGGTGGCAGAGTCACAACTGATTTTTTCGCCTCCTTTAATAAGCCAACCGTCGAAGGGGAGAGAAAATGAGCCTTGCAGGGGGTTAACACCGGCATGTAGTGCCTGAAGTTCGTCTATAAGGATTACATTGTCGGCGGTGTCTAGACTGTATTGAGAGGGGGGGGTTTCTCCTGGGATGACGTGGTAGTAATTGGGGCTTATGGTGACTTTAGCGCCTATGTTAGCATGTCCGGTGGGGGTGGCATTCATGCGTTTGGCGGTGACGCTGCTGTGGAGAAAGTTGACTAAGACCCCTTTTTCTATTATGGGGAGGTTGCGGGTGGGGGTGCCTTCGCCGTCAAAGGTTTCGCCGCTGACATTGCCGTCATGGAGGGGATTGTCATAAATGGAGATGAGTGGGGATGCTATTTGCCTGCCCAAGGAGTCGGGGGTGGAAAGACTCTGTTTGTCGAGGATATTTTGAGCGTTGTAGAGGTTACTAAAGGCGCCCAGTAAACTCAAAAAGGCTTCGGGGGAGAAGACTACGGTGTATTTGCCAGATCTAACTGGCTGATAGTTGAGGTGACTGATGGTTTTGTCCAAGGCTTCTTGGAAACAGCCTCTGATGTCGAGATTAGCCAGGCTGGTAGCCACCTTGTAGGAACCGCCACTACGGGGTTTGCGGTGGTTTTCTTCCTTAGTTGTGGCATAGAGGTATATGGAGGCGAGGGTGCGAGTTTCTTCCCTCAAGGCGCCATCACTGTTGAGATAGAAACGCTCTATTTTTTGTTCTCCCAGGCCATTATAGGGCACAGCAGCGATGGCGGGGTGGGCGTTTAACAATTCTGTTTCTAGAGAGATGAGGGTAGAGATGAGGGTAAAGGGGGGTGTAGGTTGTCCCAATTCCCTATGAATGGGGGGTAGGGGGGATTTAGCGAGAGGGCTAAAATCTGGTACATGCTCTGTAACACCGTAGTAACTAGCTTGGAGTGCGTTTTGGAGTGCCAATTCTATGCCTGTAGGATGGACGTCGGTGGTGGTAGTGACGCCGATTTGTCCTTTTTCATTCCAGACTCTGACTATGATGTTAGACTTCTGAGAGGCTTTTACTTGTTTAGGTTGTCCTTGGAATACCTGGACACTGGTTTGGTCTACACTAGAGCCATAGATGTCGAATTTGTGCACACCCAGTTTTTGTGCCTTATCTTGGGCCGCGTTGGCAATGTTTTCTACTTCAAGCATAGGTAGATTATGTGTTTTCTCCCTTTTCTTTCTTTCAATGGTAACTAATGGTAACTAAGGGACGGCTAATCCTGATAGACGACGATGCCTGTCTCGGTTTGAATGGGAAGGATGCGAGTTATATTTTTCTGGGCACAGTATTTCAAGTCTTCTTCTAGACCTAAATTTAACAGTCTTTGCCCGTGACTGGAGAGTTTGAATAAATCTAGAAGTCTATGCTGCCATTGTTGGTAGAGAGAGATGGCGGCTATAACCTCGTCGTTGCCGATTTTTACTTTTGCGTCTTTTAGGTTATCGAGGCTGAGGAAACCAGAGGCAATGGCGCCGGCACAAACAGTGTCTTCTAATGAGTAGCCTCCCTCCCAGCCGGAAGCCAACAACCATACTTTTTCTGGCTGATGTTTTTGTAAATAGTCTACCACTGCCTGAAAGTTGATGATTGCCCCTACTAAAACCACACTAGCACCTTTTGCCCTTTGTAGTGTTCTTGTGCCATTAGTTGTGCTCATAAAAAGATGTTTCCCTGCGACTACTTCAGGAGTACAATCGAGGGGGGAATTACCCAAGTCACAGGAGTCTACTTTTTTGCCTCCTCTTTCTCCCAGGCGTAGTCTGACGGCTGGTGGTAGCAATTCGCTTTCCTGGTTTAGTGAATCCATATCGCCATAGGCTTTTACCGACTTGGCGCCGTTGTGTAGGGCGGTGATAATGGTACTTGTAGCCCTCAGTACATCTATGGCCACCACACAGTCGGGGTAACAATTATCTGGTGTTGATTCGGGGGTGTAATAGACAAAGATTTCCACTTTTATCCGAAAAATACTACTATGAACAATAAGAATTCTACCCCAATTTTCTCCCATTACAGGCTGACAATTTTTTTTTCTTGCCTACTCGGAGCTTTTTCCCATTGCTGTTTTTGATAACATAAATAAAAACCACTAATGTTCATAGATTCTCATTGAGATTTTAGCCGCTATCCGGTAATGGGGGGTGTTCTCATAGGTTTTTGTGTAGATAAGCCAATGCCACAGGGTGCTCAAAATTTTTAGGCTCTCCTGTTTTTTGTTGTCATCATTTATATTTTTGTGGAGAAATTTACAATCAAATATTATATTATATATGGGGCGTAATAGCTGTTTTACTAAAGGTTTAGTTTTTTTTTTTTTCAATGATTGGTAAATAAACTGACTTTACTGTAGATAGGGGTTGAGAGAGGAGGGGTATGGGGAGGGAAATAATATTAGGCAGCTGGCAACAGAGAGGAAAAAATGGGGTATAATCGGTGTATCTACCGTTTAAAAAAAAACAGATTATGCAGGAAATAATTAACAGTTTACTGGCCGGGGGATTTTATATAGCACAGATAAAGGATCCAGATGTGATTGGACAGATAGTGTCTGCCTGGCAGAATTTTGTTCAGTCTGGACAAATCTGGGCCTTACTAATTGGGATGTTTTTGGGTTATACTTTTGCTTCTTTTACTCGTTTTTAGGATAAAATGTAGGGGTCGGCCTTGACAGAATAGGGGATAAAAGTGGACAAAAAAGGGACTTGGAGTGCTCGTTTTGACTCGCCGCTGAATCCTTTCATAGCGGAGTTTAATGCCAGTATTGGCTTCGATATAGAGTTGTTGGAATACGACATCATGGGGTCAATTGCCCATGCGAAAATGCTGGGGAAAACGGGGATTATAAGTGAAGAAGAGTCGAAGATAATAATAAAGGGGTTGGAGCAGATAAAACAAGAGTATGACAGGGGGGAATTCAAGCCCGGTGTAGAAGAGGAGGATGTACATTTGGCGGTGGAAAGAAGGCTAACAGAAATTGTGGGGGAGGTGGGGAAAAAGTTACATACGGCGCGCTCGAGGAATGACCAAGTAGGCACGGATATTCGTTTGTATTTGAGGACGGAGATTGAAAAAATTAGGGACTTGTTGAGACAGTGGCAGAGGGCGTTGTTAAATCATGCGGAAAGAC
The sequence above is a segment of the Geminocystis sp. M7585_C2015_104 genome. Coding sequences within it:
- a CDS encoding M15 family metallopeptidase is translated as MAEIVCNNSRLGHFYFPEASKKKLVEVGGYYNRREYLHREAAGAFKRMREDAGKEGVELVLISGFRGVEVQGELFNRQIQRKGGMAAAARWSAPPGYSEHHTGYALDIGDGKRPEWNLKLDFAKSEAHRWLTEKARGYGFEQSFPANNPQGVGFEPWHWRFVGSEDARRVFAIPRYFTQVVELYSHSGLLPTNSGAGILFSLCEDSMGKVLGGVRFSPR
- a CDS encoding NAD(P)H-hydrate dehydratase, with translation MGRLEEISTVAVTAQQMRQIEEEIFAQGMPVASLMEKAATTSARKIQDIYPVSTHPKVGFLIGCGHNGGDGLVIARELFLAGYHVSIYAPLADKSKDLTAHHLQYAKSLGLQFVNRMDELFPSHFLVDALFGFGLTRTIEGDLKQAIDTLNQQSLPVVSIDLPSGIHTDTGEVLGVAVKASHTLCLGLWKIGLFLPPAIEYTGQLHLIDIGIPSHLVEKLDATTPHIVTPSLVKASLPLPRNINTHKYKQGHLLLVCGSWQYAGAAVLAGYGVKASGVGMVTFVTPASVKPLILQHFPWALVIGCQETEEGTLKSLPSVQFNRYDAIAFGMGVSTSIPADTILPPLLNAQTPLLIDADGLNLMAQNPHYWQTIRQRQAPTILTPHDGEFKRLFPHLPLHHRLESLQQAASDTNTIILLKGAKPLISAQGLQQWLVKDTSPALARGGSGDVLSGLLGGLLAQKHPPSTHIPLLVASATWLHQQAALIASSLHTDMGVDPPSLCKYILRTIKKL
- a CDS encoding 2-phosphosulfolactate phosphatase family protein produces the protein MEIFVYYTPESTPDNCYPDCVVAIDVLRATSTIITALHNGAKSVKAYGDMDSLNQESELLPPAVRLRLGERGGKKVDSCDLGNSPLDCTPEVVAGKHLFMSTTNGTRTLQRAKGASVVLVGAIINFQAVVDYLQKHQPEKVWLLASGWEGGYSLEDTVCAGAIASGFLSLDNLKDAKVKIGNDEVIAAISLYQQWQHRLLDLFKLSSHGQRLLNLGLEEDLKYCAQKNITRILPIQTETGIVVYQD
- a CDS encoding TldD/PmbA family protein, coding for MLEVENIANAAQDKAQKLGVHKFDIYGSSVDQTSVQVFQGQPKQVKASQKSNIIVRVWNEKGQIGVTTTTDVHPTGIELALQNALQASYYGVTEHVPDFSPLAKSPLPPIHRELGQPTPPFTLISTLISLETELLNAHPAIAAVPYNGLGEQKIERFYLNSDGALREETRTLASIYLYATTKEENHRKPRSGGSYKVATSLANLDIRGCFQEALDKTISHLNYQPVRSGKYTVVFSPEAFLSLLGAFSNLYNAQNILDKQSLSTPDSLGRQIASPLISIYDNPLHDGNVSGETFDGEGTPTRNLPIIEKGVLVNFLHSSVTAKRMNATPTGHANIGAKVTISPNYYHVIPGETPPSQYSLDTADNVILIDELQALHAGVNPLQGSFSLPFDGWLIKGGEKISCDSATVAGDFLQLLQSIIFVEDTPFITPAGVSPRVWVESLSITGQ
- a CDS encoding 6-phosphofructokinase translates to MKKRIGILTSGGDCPGLNAVIRAVVKYANLRGWEVYGIPRGTDGFIDYVRGEITEEQLKIQPHGYDLPGVLQGLDILQFMSGSVLGSLSKGNPRDEKIIKDILEGYKRLKLDALIAIGGDGSLDIIYDLAKRGGWNLVVIPKTIDNDVAFTERSVGFDTACNTVTQALYDLTFTAASHERIMVVQVMGRDAGHLSLHSGIAGGADCILIPELTPKLTEETLQGLCNYIAQLRQDGRKFALIVVAEGVRGLDGKKDPHIAETLAALLKERCHQLSCTDREDYRCLAQVDTRATILGHLQRCGVPTYFDRIIATMFAIKAVDLIGEECYNRLVIWQNGTVDSKSLEQIMPMIKWCHQENICPSPVDPEGFMVKTALSLGIYLGENRTPPKTFPIESSQSEKRIPAPELVGSNPE